From one Chryseobacterium sp. 3008163 genomic stretch:
- a CDS encoding lectin-like domain-containing protein, which produces MNKNLLFYFTIFLLCISGKYHSQTYQLAGTPFTTAGWTMVAPTVASTDFIQLTPDTNNQSGSVRLNDPINLKFCDKWRVEFDFRMDSNQTANGDGLAFWYLANPPVASVLGSGLGVSQNAVGLIAGFDTYNNTTTAVMSKVHVAYGQVVNTTDTNNVEFFNVAGSSFHSPDMNTTLPFQGTTYKHVEVTAQVDPAIPTNWIIQIKIDGTVICNQSFAPSGAAAAMTVGYFGFSASTGGNRSRHSIKNVKIYTDKVSILQPSVTQSYCPNPSTGFATVNLTSFNSQFVATPANYTFTYSVGGTPITNPTTYQFNANTTISVFVKDNSGVLCDNPDGQINLTLSPFTANNRTISECNNNNDTTATFNLTTANVSGVPGIVKKYYRTLADLNAGTNEITNPTAFISGPTIIYVKVTTPQGCTGTAQITLNFLPLPIVTDAALQSCSIPTNITTGLFDLTSANVTAETGITKTFYTSLANALAGTNSIVNPIAYVSSNSEVFVKVTSTVSNCFIIKKITLKVIPPVKSTVLKDKIICIDDRTNLDAGPGFDAYLWNTGATTSSIQGVPVGTYWVRLKTGSCYSTQIADVKAASNPVIASIDISNNTITVNATGGTAPYQYSLNGTTWQDSNVFKGLPRGENKIFLKDSYNCEPVQIQITVPNLLNAITPNGDNVNDVIDYTALAYKKNLVFIVYDRYGNKKYEADKLRNFKWDGTSGGKKIPTGTYWYTISWNENDANNTRTQYNGWVLVKNRE; this is translated from the coding sequence ATGAATAAAAATTTACTGTTTTATTTTACCATATTTCTACTTTGCATTTCCGGAAAATACCATTCCCAAACTTACCAGCTCGCAGGAACTCCTTTCACTACCGCTGGCTGGACGATGGTTGCTCCTACAGTGGCAAGCACAGATTTTATTCAGCTTACTCCAGACACAAACAACCAATCAGGATCTGTAAGGCTGAATGATCCTATCAACTTGAAATTTTGTGATAAATGGAGAGTGGAATTTGATTTCAGAATGGATTCTAACCAAACTGCCAATGGTGATGGTCTTGCATTTTGGTATCTGGCAAATCCGCCGGTAGCAAGTGTATTGGGATCAGGACTTGGGGTTTCGCAAAATGCAGTAGGTCTTATTGCCGGTTTTGACACCTACAACAATACAACTACAGCAGTAATGAGTAAAGTACATGTTGCATACGGCCAAGTAGTCAACACAACTGACACCAACAACGTAGAATTTTTTAATGTAGCCGGAAGTTCTTTTCATTCTCCGGATATGAATACCACTTTACCTTTTCAGGGAACTACATATAAACATGTTGAAGTAACAGCGCAAGTAGATCCTGCAATACCAACCAATTGGATCATACAGATAAAAATTGACGGCACTGTGATATGTAATCAATCTTTTGCTCCTTCAGGAGCGGCAGCTGCGATGACGGTTGGGTATTTTGGATTCTCGGCTTCTACGGGAGGAAACAGATCAAGACATTCTATTAAAAACGTAAAAATATACACAGATAAAGTAAGCATCTTACAGCCATCTGTCACACAATCTTACTGCCCTAATCCTTCAACAGGATTCGCAACAGTAAACCTTACATCATTTAACTCTCAATTTGTTGCAACCCCTGCAAATTACACGTTTACGTATTCTGTAGGAGGAACACCAATCACTAATCCTACAACTTATCAGTTTAATGCAAATACAACTATAAGTGTTTTTGTAAAAGATAACTCTGGAGTATTGTGCGACAACCCAGATGGTCAAATTAATCTCACCCTATCACCATTTACTGCCAATAACAGGACAATTTCAGAATGTAACAATAACAATGATACCACAGCTACATTTAATCTTACCACAGCAAATGTAAGTGGTGTACCCGGAATCGTTAAGAAATACTACAGAACACTAGCAGATCTGAACGCAGGAACAAATGAAATTACGAACCCCACTGCATTTATTTCGGGACCTACTATTATTTATGTAAAAGTAACAACACCACAAGGATGTACGGGCACGGCACAAATCACGTTAAACTTTCTTCCGTTACCAATAGTGACAGACGCAGCGTTACAATCTTGTTCTATTCCAACAAATATTACAACAGGACTTTTTGATTTAACTTCAGCAAACGTTACAGCAGAAACAGGTATAACGAAAACATTTTACACCTCCTTAGCGAACGCTTTAGCAGGAACAAATTCAATAGTAAATCCTATTGCCTATGTTTCTTCCAATTCAGAAGTATTTGTAAAAGTAACCTCTACTGTCAGCAATTGTTTTATCATTAAAAAAATTACATTAAAAGTAATTCCCCCTGTAAAATCAACAGTTTTAAAAGACAAGATAATTTGTATCGACGACAGAACAAATCTAGATGCAGGACCCGGTTTTGACGCATATCTATGGAATACTGGCGCAACTACGTCATCAATTCAAGGTGTACCTGTAGGAACATATTGGGTAAGATTGAAAACCGGAAGCTGCTACTCCACTCAGATTGCAGATGTAAAAGCAGCATCAAATCCTGTTATTGCAAGTATAGATATCAGCAACAATACGATTACAGTAAATGCTACCGGAGGAACAGCTCCTTATCAATATTCTTTAAACGGAACAACTTGGCAGGATTCTAATGTTTTCAAAGGGTTACCAAGAGGTGAAAATAAAATTTTCTTAAAAGACTCTTACAATTGTGAGCCAGTGCAAATACAAATTACAGTTCCGAATTTGCTCAATGCAATTACACCAAACGGAGATAACGTAAACGATGTTATTGATTATACAGCTTTAGCTTATAAGAAAAACTTAGTATTTATAGTATATGACAGATACGGAAACAAAAAATACGAGGCCGACAAGCTGAGAAATTTCAAATGGGACGGAACTTCCGGCGGAAAGAAAATCCCTACAGGAACTTATTGGTACACCATCTCTTGGAACGAAAATGACGCAAACAACACACGCACTCAATACAACGGCTGGGTACTTGTAAAAAATAGAGAATAA
- a CDS encoding T9SS type B sorting domain-containing protein: MKKTLLFYLSIILLFFFQNTSAQTYQLTGNPVVTTGWDIVPSATAPNDFVQLTADQTGQFGAIKLSNAINLKYCDKWKVEFDFRIDGNGTTAYGRGDGLTFWYLSNPPTAFTTGGGLGIPANANGLMVAFDIFNNSTEGQMSKVHLLYGTNNTPAGNPNIEYNVAAGSTFHSPDLQATQPFVGANYKHVEVNGQVDPANINNWIIQIRIDGIVITNQSFAPSGGAIGMTTGYFGFSAGTGAASARHSIKNAKIFIDKVPILQSTVTPFVCTNPSTGSGFVDLTSYATQFVNVPSNYIITYYVLGSSTPIATPNNFQYTGNTTISVVIKDPSSTLCDNGDARIILNPSPFEAVDASMTECNNNGSGVGIFNLNNAAVTTLAGVTKQYYPTLADLIAGTNQIMNFAAYPAAQGTTIHVKVTTAQGCVDNAIITLNTSPLVVVNDATLRSCFEPNNPSLGIFNLPNAPVTTEPGTTKKYFPSLTDAVNGTNEISTPATYTAPNGVVYVKVSNGTGCYSVAKVTLVVIPPIYSTVLVDKVICIEDKTTLDAGSGFSGYEWSTGATTQIISNVSVGTYWVKLKSGDCIATQTVKVYASEQPVVTSIDISNTTITVNVDGGTPAYQYSLDNVNWQDYNVFTGISRGMHKIYVRDVYDCEPIEVNITVPNLINVITPNGDGQNDYIDYSALAGKIDLTFNVFDRYGSKLHQGDKTNRYIWDGTANGRKVPTGSYWYSVTWNENNKNKTPIKFSGWIMVKNRD, encoded by the coding sequence ATGAAGAAAACACTACTATTTTATCTTTCAATAATTCTTTTATTTTTCTTTCAAAACACATCTGCCCAAACATATCAGCTCACAGGAAACCCCGTCGTTACAACAGGATGGGATATTGTTCCTTCAGCAACTGCTCCCAATGATTTTGTACAGCTTACCGCAGATCAAACGGGTCAGTTTGGAGCCATAAAACTTTCAAACGCAATCAACTTAAAGTATTGTGATAAATGGAAAGTTGAATTCGACTTCAGAATCGACGGAAACGGAACTACAGCTTATGGAAGAGGTGATGGTTTGACATTTTGGTATCTTTCTAACCCACCAACAGCATTTACAACCGGTGGGGGATTAGGAATCCCAGCAAACGCAAACGGATTAATGGTTGCTTTTGATATCTTCAACAATTCTACAGAAGGACAAATGAGCAAAGTGCATCTTCTATATGGAACCAACAATACTCCAGCAGGAAATCCAAATATTGAATACAATGTGGCCGCAGGAAGTACATTTCACTCTCCGGATTTGCAGGCCACACAGCCTTTTGTAGGAGCAAACTACAAACACGTTGAAGTAAACGGTCAGGTTGATCCGGCCAATATCAACAATTGGATTATTCAAATCAGAATAGATGGCATTGTAATTACAAACCAATCTTTTGCTCCATCAGGAGGAGCCATCGGTATGACAACCGGGTACTTCGGATTTTCAGCAGGAACGGGAGCGGCGAGCGCAAGACATTCTATTAAAAATGCCAAAATTTTCATTGACAAAGTTCCTATTTTACAAAGTACAGTTACACCTTTTGTTTGTACCAATCCTTCTACAGGAAGTGGTTTTGTTGATTTAACTTCTTACGCAACACAATTTGTTAATGTTCCCAGCAACTATATTATCACTTATTATGTTTTAGGAAGCTCTACACCTATTGCGACACCTAACAACTTTCAGTACACAGGAAACACCACAATATCTGTAGTCATCAAAGATCCGTCTTCTACCCTATGTGATAATGGTGATGCGAGAATTATTTTAAATCCAAGTCCATTCGAAGCCGTTGATGCATCTATGACGGAATGTAATAATAATGGCTCAGGCGTTGGGATATTTAATTTAAATAATGCAGCTGTAACCACACTAGCCGGGGTTACTAAACAATATTATCCAACTTTAGCTGATTTGATTGCCGGAACAAATCAAATTATGAACTTTGCAGCATATCCAGCAGCACAGGGAACTACAATTCATGTAAAAGTAACTACTGCTCAAGGCTGTGTAGACAATGCAATTATAACGCTAAACACTTCTCCATTAGTCGTTGTAAATGATGCTACACTGAGAAGTTGCTTTGAACCAAATAATCCTTCACTAGGAATATTTAATTTACCAAACGCTCCAGTAACTACAGAACCGGGAACCACGAAAAAATACTTTCCATCTTTAACGGATGCAGTAAATGGAACTAATGAAATCAGCACACCTGCAACTTACACGGCTCCAAACGGAGTTGTATATGTAAAAGTAAGCAATGGAACCGGATGTTATTCAGTGGCAAAAGTAACCTTGGTTGTAATTCCACCAATATATTCTACCGTTTTGGTTGATAAAGTAATCTGTATTGAAGACAAAACCACTTTAGACGCAGGATCAGGATTTAGCGGATATGAGTGGAGCACTGGCGCAACGACACAAATAATCTCAAATGTCAGTGTAGGAACTTATTGGGTAAAACTGAAAAGCGGTGACTGTATTGCCACACAAACGGTAAAAGTTTACGCTTCAGAGCAACCCGTCGTAACTTCTATTGACATTTCAAACACCACAATTACTGTAAACGTTGATGGCGGAACTCCTGCTTATCAATATTCTTTAGACAATGTGAACTGGCAAGATTACAACGTGTTTACAGGGATTTCCAGAGGTATGCATAAAATTTACGTAAGAGATGTTTATGACTGTGAGCCAATTGAAGTTAATATCACGGTACCAAATTTAATCAATGTAATCACTCCAAACGGTGACGGACAGAATGATTATATCGATTACTCAGCTTTAGCAGGAAAAATAGATTTGACATTTAATGTTTTCGACAGATATGGCTCAAAACTTCACCAAGGAGACAAAACCAACCGATACATTTGGGATGGAACCGCGAATGGCAGGAAAGTTCCCACAGGAAGCTATTGGTATTCTGTAACATGGAATGAGAACAACAAAAATAAAACTCCAATCAAGTTCTCAGGTTGGATCATGGTAAAAAACAGAGACTAA
- a CDS encoding NAD(P)H-dependent oxidoreductase, whose amino-acid sequence MNYLEALSRRYSVKKFNPEMIIPQETLLNILEAGKLAASSQGLQPYKIFVVESTEMKEKLIPSFYNPSQISTCSHLIVLVSKKDMEETYLDGYFNHISEVREHPVENLNLFRKSITSHFSRQEHDDILNWAEKQAYIVLANLMYAAAIENIDTCPMEGFRQELIEEILDINPEKEKVTVTLALGYRSEEDQFQHMKKVRKPNEKLFKFI is encoded by the coding sequence ATGAATTATTTGGAAGCTTTAAGCAGAAGATATTCTGTGAAAAAATTTAATCCCGAAATGATCATTCCGCAGGAAACACTTCTCAATATTCTTGAGGCAGGAAAATTGGCGGCAAGCTCTCAAGGTCTTCAGCCTTATAAAATATTCGTAGTTGAAAGTACAGAAATGAAGGAGAAACTGATACCTTCTTTTTATAATCCTTCACAAATTTCTACCTGTTCACACCTCATCGTTTTAGTTTCCAAAAAAGATATGGAAGAAACGTATCTTGACGGATATTTCAATCACATCTCTGAAGTACGTGAACATCCAGTTGAAAATTTAAATCTGTTTAGAAAAAGCATCACAAGTCATTTCAGCAGACAAGAGCATGATGACATTCTGAACTGGGCAGAAAAACAAGCTTATATAGTGTTAGCTAACTTAATGTATGCTGCAGCGATAGAAAATATCGACACATGCCCGATGGAAGGTTTCAGACAAGAATTGATCGAAGAAATTTTAGATATCAATCCGGAAAAAGAAAAAGTGACTGTAACATTGGCACTTGGCTACCGATCGGAAGAAGATCAGTTTCAGCACATGAAAAAAGTAAGGAAACCAAACGAAAAATTGTTTAAATTTATTTAA
- the nadB gene encoding L-aspartate oxidase: MIKADVLVIGSGISGLSYAIKVSEQLPDAKIIIVTKSDEDESNTKYAQGGLAVVTDSKNDNFEKHIEDTMRAGDGENKREVVEMVVREAPARFNEIVEWGANFDMKNGEFALGREGGHTENRIVHHKDITGFEIERALLQTAKSSPNIEILDHHYVIDIITQHHVPGKELNEGEINCYGAYILDEKSKSIKKITSKITLVATGGAGHVYKNTTNPVIATGDGIAFVARAKGKVTNMQYYQFHPTALYSKLDGMLFLISEAVRGDGAKLRTKKGQKFMHKYDEREELASRDIVARAIDAEMKVTGDEFVGLDCRDMSQEKFLEHFPNIYKKCKDEGIDPFTQLIPVVPACHYLMGGIEVDKDGQSSLNNLFAVGECTNSGLHGANRLASNSLLEGLVFGHNAAMKTMELLNENNFNFDDLKAVPEWNEEGMKIIDEMVIVSYLRKQLQEMMSDLVGIVRSNSRLKMALQKHQEIAAAVDEIYHYSILSPQLSELRNLTTVAHLIITQSMEMIQNKGAFYNKDLVQA; the protein is encoded by the coding sequence ATGATAAAAGCGGATGTATTAGTGATTGGTTCCGGAATTTCGGGGCTTTCTTATGCCATAAAAGTTTCAGAACAGCTTCCCGATGCCAAAATAATCATTGTAACAAAATCTGACGAAGACGAAAGCAATACAAAATACGCCCAAGGCGGTTTGGCTGTGGTTACAGATTCTAAAAACGATAATTTTGAAAAACATATCGAAGACACAATGCGTGCCGGAGACGGCGAAAATAAACGTGAAGTGGTAGAAATGGTCGTAAGAGAAGCACCTGCAAGATTTAACGAAATCGTTGAATGGGGCGCCAATTTTGACATGAAAAATGGAGAATTTGCTTTAGGAAGAGAAGGCGGCCACACTGAAAATAGAATCGTACACCATAAAGACATCACTGGTTTTGAGATCGAAAGAGCTTTATTGCAAACGGCCAAAAGCAGTCCGAATATTGAAATTCTTGATCACCACTACGTTATCGACATCATCACTCAACACCACGTTCCGGGAAAGGAATTGAATGAGGGTGAAATTAATTGTTATGGCGCATACATTTTAGATGAAAAATCTAAATCGATTAAAAAAATTACGTCAAAAATCACTTTAGTTGCGACTGGCGGAGCCGGTCATGTTTATAAAAACACCACGAACCCAGTAATTGCAACAGGAGACGGAATTGCTTTCGTTGCCCGTGCAAAAGGCAAAGTGACCAATATGCAGTATTATCAGTTTCATCCAACCGCTTTATACAGCAAGCTCGACGGAATGTTATTTTTAATTTCCGAAGCAGTGCGTGGTGATGGCGCAAAGCTGAGAACCAAAAAAGGTCAAAAATTCATGCACAAATATGATGAGCGTGAAGAATTAGCTTCCAGAGACATCGTTGCAAGAGCCATTGATGCAGAAATGAAAGTTACGGGAGACGAATTTGTTGGTCTTGACTGCAGAGATATGAGCCAGGAAAAGTTTTTGGAACATTTCCCTAATATTTATAAAAAATGCAAGGACGAAGGCATTGATCCTTTCACACAATTAATTCCTGTAGTTCCCGCTTGTCATTATCTCATGGGCGGAATTGAAGTTGATAAAGACGGACAGTCTTCTCTTAATAATTTATTCGCCGTCGGAGAATGTACCAACTCTGGACTTCATGGCGCTAACAGATTAGCTTCAAATTCTCTATTGGAAGGTTTAGTTTTCGGACATAATGCCGCTATGAAGACTATGGAATTATTGAATGAAAATAATTTTAATTTCGACGATTTAAAAGCTGTCCCCGAATGGAACGAAGAAGGTATGAAAATTATCGACGAAATGGTCATTGTTTCTTACCTCAGAAAACAGCTTCAGGAAATGATGAGTGACCTAGTAGGAATTGTGCGAAGCAACAGCCGTCTAAAAATGGCCCTCCAAAAGCATCAGGAAATCGCAGCTGCAGTTGACGAAATTTATCACTACTCTATTCTATCGCCTCAGCTTTCAGAATTAAGAAATTTAACAACAGTTGCTCATCTCATCATCACCCAATCGATGGAAATGATACAAAATAAAGGCGCATTTTACAATAAAGATTTAGTGCAAGCATAA
- the nadC gene encoding carboxylating nicotinate-nucleotide diphosphorylase: MKRPNYATDKVLKQFIKNALEEDIQDGDHSTLSTIPKDLVQSAKLLVKENCILAGVELAEIIFKQFDKNLKIEKFIKDGETAKIGDVAFIVTGSARSILSTERLVLNCMQRMSGIATLTQDWDSRLIGSKTKLLDTRKTTPNFRVCEKWAVAIGGGTNHRYGLYDMIMLKDNHIDYNGSITNAVKMAKDYVKKSKKKLKIEVETRNLEEVQEAINAKVDRIMLDNMDVATMKKAVKLINGSCESEASGGISRDQLKEIATTGVTFISAGALTHSAKNIDLSLKAAM, translated from the coding sequence ATGAAAAGACCAAACTACGCAACCGATAAAGTTTTAAAACAATTCATTAAAAATGCTTTGGAAGAAGACATTCAGGATGGAGACCACTCTACTCTATCTACAATTCCTAAAGATTTAGTGCAAAGTGCAAAACTTTTAGTGAAAGAAAACTGTATCCTTGCCGGAGTCGAATTGGCTGAAATTATTTTTAAACAATTTGATAAAAACTTAAAAATCGAAAAATTCATCAAAGATGGTGAAACTGCAAAAATCGGCGACGTAGCTTTTATCGTAACCGGAAGTGCGAGATCTATTTTATCTACAGAAAGATTAGTTTTAAACTGCATGCAGCGAATGAGCGGTATCGCAACGCTTACTCAGGATTGGGATTCGAGATTGATAGGTTCAAAAACCAAGCTTTTAGACACCAGAAAGACTACTCCCAACTTCAGAGTTTGCGAAAAATGGGCCGTTGCAATTGGTGGCGGAACTAATCACAGATATGGTTTATATGATATGATCATGCTAAAAGACAATCATATTGATTATAACGGAAGCATCACCAACGCAGTAAAAATGGCGAAAGATTATGTAAAAAAGTCAAAGAAAAAACTTAAAATAGAAGTTGAAACTCGTAATCTTGAAGAAGTACAAGAAGCTATCAATGCCAAAGTCGACAGAATCATGCTCGACAATATGGATGTTGCCACTATGAAAAAGGCAGTAAAATTAATCAACGGATCTTGTGAAAGTGAAGCATCAGGCGGAATCTCAAGAGATCAATTAAAAGAAATTGCTACTACAGGAGTAACCTTTATTTCTGCCGGAGCCCTTACTCATTCAGCTAAAAATATCGATTTAAGCCTAAAAGCTGCTATGTAA
- a CDS encoding TonB-dependent receptor has protein sequence MKLINKSMLTVMISLSTASVYYAQQVKDTASKSKDIEEVILTGVADIAKDRRTPVAVSTIKEAQIVERLGNQEFPEILNSTPSVYATKGGGGFGDSKVVIRGFGQENIAVMVNGMPVNDMETGRVFWSNWSGLSDVTSAMQVQRGLGSSKLAIASVGGTINILTRAADKKQGGIVSLSVGNDDYLKTLFAYNTGKSASGWATSFLMSRASGSTYARGTEFEGYNYYFALGYNKPGSKHDFQFTITGAPQAHNQRSTYSTISNYIAFNGDKDGTPDTKYNADYGYLNGEEYSLRRNYYHKPVMSLNWDWNISSKSKLNTVAYASFGRGAGTGNIGSVGNLANTTTKNLDAFRTSEGIINFDALAAGNAASSADRGILIRNASINSHNWFGVISSFNHKITDHLNFSVGIDTRYYYGYHYQVVSDLLGGSSYRDSANRNLYTPNSNNVFSPGYNYVSNTSKAEPNWNPFGGKIDALENRVGYNNDGEVLWYGGFGQLEYSNDKLSAFVSGAISNQGFQRIDNFIVDGRSLLNGNVSGYATSATNPTLIQATATNPALNTKTGFKNLVGFNVKGGANYNINENHNVFANIGYYEKQPFLNAVYPNNKNFLNPNLTNEKIFGVEAGYGFRSGIFNANVNIYRTSWKDRFQRRSNISLTYNDPSTGVPISTTTAYANMSGITEIHQGIEIDATANVHKMLSLTGMLSMGDYYYKGNATGDLFSETNEAIPLGGTTSGTTLYLDDVKVGGSAQFTAGGGFTFKPTEWFSFDGMYRGVRNLYANNNPLNFLNEAAGKKGALELPTFGLVDMGITFKIKLNNPKQFFTVRGNVYNLFDKVYIAESNTNTFSGLSLDEYININKPIQSTPLTPTQIATLTTAHQTYQAAGNYNGISQQNQVYFGFGRTWAATLSFNF, from the coding sequence ATGAAATTAATCAACAAATCGATGCTAACTGTGATGATCTCACTTTCTACAGCTAGCGTCTATTATGCTCAACAGGTTAAGGATACTGCATCAAAATCCAAAGACATTGAAGAGGTAATACTAACAGGAGTAGCTGATATCGCTAAAGATAGAAGGACTCCAGTTGCCGTTTCTACAATTAAGGAAGCTCAAATCGTTGAAAGATTGGGAAATCAAGAATTTCCTGAAATTTTAAATTCTACCCCGTCAGTATATGCTACTAAAGGTGGCGGTGGTTTCGGAGATTCAAAAGTTGTTATCAGAGGATTTGGACAAGAAAACATTGCTGTAATGGTAAATGGTATGCCTGTAAATGACATGGAAACCGGACGTGTTTTCTGGTCAAACTGGTCAGGACTTTCTGATGTAACTTCTGCAATGCAAGTACAAAGAGGTCTTGGATCTTCAAAATTGGCAATTGCTTCTGTAGGAGGTACTATTAACATCTTAACAAGAGCAGCTGATAAAAAACAAGGTGGTATTGTTTCTTTATCTGTTGGTAATGACGATTATCTTAAAACTTTATTCGCTTATAACACTGGTAAAAGTGCTTCAGGATGGGCTACTTCATTCTTAATGAGCAGAGCTTCAGGTTCTACCTACGCAAGGGGAACAGAATTTGAGGGATACAACTACTATTTTGCATTAGGTTATAATAAGCCAGGAAGCAAACATGACTTCCAGTTTACCATTACCGGTGCTCCACAAGCTCACAACCAGAGAAGTACTTATTCTACTATTTCAAATTATATTGCTTTTAATGGTGATAAAGATGGTACTCCAGATACAAAATACAACGCGGATTATGGTTATCTAAACGGTGAAGAATACAGTTTAAGAAGAAATTACTATCACAAACCGGTAATGTCTTTAAACTGGGATTGGAACATTTCAAGCAAATCTAAATTAAACACGGTTGCTTACGCATCATTCGGTAGAGGTGCAGGGACCGGAAATATCGGAAGTGTAGGAAACTTAGCAAATACAACTACAAAAAACTTAGACGCTTTTAGAACTTCTGAAGGAATTATAAATTTTGATGCTCTTGCAGCGGGAAATGCAGCATCTAGTGCTGACAGAGGTATTCTTATCAGAAATGCATCTATTAACTCTCACAACTGGTTTGGTGTTATTTCAAGTTTTAATCACAAAATTACAGATCATTTAAACTTTTCAGTTGGTATCGATACAAGATATTACTATGGTTACCATTACCAAGTAGTGAGTGATCTTTTAGGAGGTTCTTCTTATAGAGATTCTGCAAACAGAAATCTTTATACTCCAAACAGTAACAATGTATTTTCACCTGGCTATAACTATGTTTCAAATACATCAAAAGCAGAGCCTAACTGGAATCCTTTTGGCGGAAAAATTGATGCCTTAGAAAACAGAGTTGGTTATAATAACGATGGAGAAGTACTTTGGTACGGAGGATTTGGACAATTAGAATATTCAAACGATAAGCTATCAGCTTTTGTTTCAGGAGCTATTTCTAATCAAGGTTTCCAAAGAATTGATAACTTTATCGTTGACGGAAGATCTCTTCTTAATGGAAATGTTTCTGGATATGCAACCAGTGCTACAAACCCTACTCTTATTCAAGCTACAGCTACAAACCCTGCCCTTAATACGAAAACAGGATTTAAAAACCTAGTAGGATTTAATGTGAAAGGAGGTGCAAACTATAATATCAATGAAAATCATAACGTTTTCGCAAACATTGGATATTACGAAAAGCAGCCTTTCTTAAATGCAGTTTATCCAAATAACAAAAACTTCCTTAATCCAAATTTAACCAACGAGAAAATTTTCGGAGTTGAAGCAGGTTATGGTTTCCGTTCAGGAATATTTAATGCGAATGTAAACATTTACAGAACTTCATGGAAAGACAGATTCCAAAGAAGATCAAACATTTCTCTTACCTATAATGATCCTTCTACTGGAGTTCCTATTAGCACGACTACAGCTTATGCTAATATGTCTGGAATTACAGAAATCCACCAAGGTATTGAAATTGACGCAACAGCGAATGTTCACAAAATGTTATCATTAACAGGAATGTTATCAATGGGTGACTATTACTATAAAGGAAATGCTACTGGTGATTTATTTTCTGAAACCAATGAAGCAATTCCATTAGGAGGTACAACTTCTGGTACAACTCTGTATTTAGATGATGTAAAAGTTGGAGGTTCTGCTCAATTCACTGCAGGTGGAGGATTTACTTTCAAGCCTACAGAATGGTTTAGCTTTGACGGTATGTACAGAGGAGTAAGAAATTTATATGCTAACAATAACCCTCTAAACTTCTTAAATGAAGCTGCAGGAAAAAAAGGAGCATTAGAATTGCCTACATTTGGATTGGTTGATATGGGAATTACCTTTAAGATTAAACTTAATAACCCTAAACAATTCTTCACAGTTAGAGGTAATGTATATAATTTATTTGATAAAGTTTACATCGCTGAATCAAACACCAATACATTCTCTGGACTTAGCTTAGATGAATATATTAATATCAACAAGCCTATTCAAAGTACACCATTAACTCCTACTCAGATTGCAACTTTAACCACTGCACACCAAACTTACCAAGCAGCAGGAAACTATAATGGTATTAGCCAACAAAACCAAGTATACTTCGGATTTGGAAGAACATGGGCTGCAACATTATCATTCAACTTCTAA